The Rhizobium leguminosarum DNA segment CTTGATGATTATCAATTTCGCCGGGATCGCGATTTGATCCAGATCAAAGTTTCGGTAGCCTCGCTCTCGTTGAAGGTGCCGCGCCGAGGCGCGCCGGTTCGTGGGTCTGATTCGGACGGCTTCTTCACCCCGCTCCGGCCGACAGGGCTTTCTGCAGCGGCATCGCCTCCCGCCTCGGGTGACGGCAATGGCCTGCTTCCATTGCTGTTTAGGCAACACCCAACCGGCAAATTACCGCCACGCCGGGATGAAAGCATTGGCTTTTGAAATGGATTTGCCTATGAGGGGTTTAAATCGTCATTTCATGAGGTACAGCGCGTGACCGCTACATTCGATAAAGTTGCCGACATTATTGCAGAAACCAGCGAGATCGATCGTGCGACGATCACGCTGGAGAGCCATACGATCGACGACCTCGGTATCGACAGCCTTGATTTCCTCGACATCGTCTTTGCGATCGACAAGGAATTCGGCATCAAGATCCCGCTCGAAAAGTGGACGCAGGAAGTCAATGAGGGCAAGGTTTCCACCGAAGAATATTTCGTACTGAAGAACCTCTGCGCCAAGATCGACGAGCTCAAAGCCGCCAAGGCCTGAGCGACATATCAATCTTTTTTGAACGACCTGCCGCCTTGAATATGGCGGCCGGGCGGTTTCGTTCTTAGATGGGTTCCGATTCATTTTGAATCGTTTGAACCGATTGATGGTTCTATTCTTTCGCAATTCCTCGGAAACGGCTTCGCGCTTTTCCAGAAAATGCTCTAAGGATCTGACGCCATATAAGCACTGCATATTTTGACAAACCGGTGTCTGGCTTATGTCCGGATTGAAGGTCAGTAGTTGCGACCGTTTTGCTGTTTGAGCTTCTTGATACGGTGCCGTTGATAGGCGTCGATTTGCCGGAACAGCGGCATCCGTTTGTTAAAGATGAGATGCGTGATGGAGACGATGCAGGGGGTTTTGGTTTCCGGTCCGCCGATGTCCAACGCGCACACAATCCCGCCCTCTTCTCCCATGTAGAAAAGGCTTGTCACGTTGCAACCATCGGGGATCTCGAGATCCGGGGATTGCTTGGTCAGCGTTATTTTAAGCGTTTGAGACAGCCTCGTTTCGAGGGGAAGTGACGCCTCGAGTTCACGAACAAGGTGATCGGTTTTCTCAGGATCATCGATCATCGGCAACACTCTCGGCGATAGCGCTATCGGACACAACGGAGGTGGGCGAAATCGTGTAGTTCCACTCACCGTGGAAGGGATCACGATCAATATTGATTGCATTCATTTCAGCATCGGTGATCTTGATGGCCTTGGGATAGTCATTTTCGTCGAGGCAACATTGAACGTCGAGCCCGTTGGCCGTCGTCGTGGCCCCGATCAGTTGAACGATGACCTCATGACTGACGAGGGGCTTGCCGCGCCAATTCTGTGTGATGAATGCAAATAGCCGGTGTTCTATGCGGTTCCATTTGCTGGTCCCCGGCGGGTGGTGAGCGACCGTGATAGCTAACCCAGTTTCATTGGCGAATGATTGAAGCTCGCGCTTCCACAGTCGCACACGGGCCCCGTTGCTGCCACCGCAATCGGCGGTAATGAGTAGACCGGTTGAACCAGGATAGCGGCTCTTTCCCAAGACATTCCACCACCGTCGAATGCTCTCTACGGCAAAGGCGGCGGTGTCATGATCGATGCCGACATTCACCCAACCCGAGTTGTTGGTGATGTCGTAGACGCCGTAAGGTGCGACCTTGCCGAGTTCGGGTATCTTGAAGTCGTGAACGCGCACGGGTTCGGGGCCGCCTTTGGGACGCAGCTCACGCCCGCCGTTCTTGAAATCGCCAACCAGCTCCTTTTTCTTTGTGTCGACCGAAATGGCGGCCTGGCCGGCCGCCTGGAACTGCTTGATCTTCTCGTTGATGTGTTCGAACTGGGTGTCGCGGTCAGGATGAGACGCCCCCTCCAAGGTCTTCTTGTTGGCCTGGAGGCTGAAGCCAAGCTTGCGCAGCAGCCGACCAACCAACTTCTGGCTGGCCGTAAAGCCGCGTTGTGCCAATGCGCCGGCAAGGTGGCGCTGGCTTCTGCTCACCCACAACAATGCTGCTTCAGGGTCGCCACGGA contains these protein-coding regions:
- a CDS encoding acyl carrier protein, translated to MTATFDKVADIIAETSEIDRATITLESHTIDDLGIDSLDFLDIVFAIDKEFGIKIPLEKWTQEVNEGKVSTEEYFVLKNLCAKIDELKAAKA
- a CDS encoding ISAzo13 family transposase, whose translation is MIDIAAIKARFETLAPYLDERARRLLAATEARAAGRGGVTAVSAATGVARSTIGRGLTELRTADARLERRVRRPGGGRRPKIETEPGLLAALEELVQSAIRGDPEAALLWVSRSQRHLAGALAQRGFTASQKLVGRLLRKLGFSLQANKKTLEGASHPDRDTQFEHINEKIKQFQAAGQAAISVDTKKKELVGDFKNGGRELRPKGGPEPVRVHDFKIPELGKVAPYGVYDITNNSGWVNVGIDHDTAAFAVESIRRWWNVLGKSRYPGSTGLLITADCGGSNGARVRLWKRELQSFANETGLAITVAHHPPGTSKWNRIEHRLFAFITQNWRGKPLVSHEVIVQLIGATTTANGLDVQCCLDENDYPKAIKITDAEMNAINIDRDPFHGEWNYTISPTSVVSDSAIAESVADDR